In a genomic window of Curtobacterium flaccumfaciens pv. betae:
- a CDS encoding ABC transporter permease, with product MRWVWWAVRRLAGGIGVLWAVATIVFVAIRLIPGDPALAILGGPGSQASAEAVAQVRHEYGLDQPVLVQYAVFLGRLATGQLGDSYAFRTPVATLLAQQLPVTLTLAVAGLVVAWVLAIVAAWASTQRGRIAAGLTSALSVTASVMPHFWLGSVLIVVFATSLGWVPAVSDGTARGWVLPVLTVAVPVAGYLAETVRDGVVDAQRSAFALAARGRGETRLGLFGRHLLRHAALPGIALSAWAFGSLVSGAVVVESVFALPGIGRALVTAVTQRDMPLVAGIAMVSAAAYVVVLAVADLVERAVDPRSTARNAALRPGGARRRGPGRPAGAR from the coding sequence GTCGCGACGATCGTCTTCGTCGCGATCCGGCTCATCCCCGGTGACCCGGCGCTCGCGATCCTCGGCGGACCGGGCTCGCAGGCCTCGGCCGAGGCCGTCGCCCAGGTCCGCCACGAGTACGGCCTCGACCAGCCGGTCCTGGTGCAGTACGCGGTGTTCCTCGGACGCCTGGCGACCGGGCAGCTCGGGGACTCGTACGCCTTCCGCACCCCGGTCGCGACGCTCCTCGCCCAGCAGCTGCCCGTCACGCTGACGCTCGCGGTCGCCGGTCTCGTCGTCGCCTGGGTGCTGGCGATCGTCGCCGCCTGGGCCTCGACGCAGCGCGGCCGGATCGCCGCCGGGCTCACCAGCGCCCTGAGCGTCACCGCGAGCGTGATGCCGCACTTCTGGCTCGGCAGCGTGCTCATCGTGGTGTTCGCCACCTCCCTGGGATGGGTGCCGGCGGTCAGTGACGGCACCGCGCGCGGGTGGGTGCTCCCGGTGCTGACCGTGGCCGTGCCGGTCGCCGGGTACCTGGCCGAGACCGTGCGGGACGGCGTGGTCGACGCGCAGCGTTCGGCCTTCGCACTCGCCGCCCGGGGCCGGGGCGAGACCCGCCTCGGACTGTTCGGGCGGCACCTGCTCCGGCACGCCGCCCTGCCCGGGATCGCGCTGTCCGCGTGGGCCTTCGGGTCGCTCGTCTCCGGAGCCGTGGTCGTCGAGTCCGTGTTCGCCCTGCCCGGCATCGGCCGAGCCCTGGTCACCGCCGTCACCCAGCGGGACATGCCGCTCGTCGCCGGCATCGCGATGGTGTCGGCGGCCGCGTACGTCGTCGTGCTGGCCGTGGCCGACCTGGTCGAGCGTGCCGTCGACCCGCGCAGCACCGCACGGAACGCGGCCCTGCGCCCCGGTGGCGCGCGACGCCGTGGACCCGGCCGTCCGGCGGGCGCGCGGTGA
- a CDS encoding ABC transporter permease: MSGIADPGLQTGVPGHQTAAGTERVRGGTLGAGGIAAGVIVLVAVVAAAWPALLGGGDPLAVHPADALAAPSGAHPFGTDESGRDVLARVVAGTRASLVVGVAATLIGGGVGVLLGVVAGLGAGAGRPGRLLDAVIGRVTEVAFALPLLLVALVVIAVTGPGPVPAVLAVGFATAPGYARIVRGLVRAARSSQVVETAVLLGRSPARTVVRHVLPTALWPVVAVATLGVGQAVVWASALSYLGVGTPPPAPEWGAMLADGRTYLQTAPWMSTFPGLAIVVLATAVTVLGRAIRRTGAAR, translated from the coding sequence GTGAGCGGGATCGCCGACCCGGGCCTCCAGACCGGAGTGCCCGGCCACCAGACCGCCGCCGGCACCGAGCGCGTCCGTGGGGGGACGCTCGGCGCCGGCGGCATCGCCGCGGGGGTGATCGTCCTGGTCGCCGTCGTGGCAGCGGCGTGGCCCGCCCTGCTCGGCGGCGGGGATCCGCTCGCGGTGCACCCCGCAGACGCCCTGGCTGCGCCCAGCGGCGCGCACCCGTTCGGCACTGACGAGTCCGGACGCGACGTCCTGGCACGGGTGGTCGCGGGGACCCGGGCATCGCTCGTCGTCGGCGTCGCCGCGACCCTGATCGGCGGCGGCGTGGGCGTCCTGCTCGGCGTCGTCGCCGGACTCGGTGCCGGGGCCGGACGACCCGGACGCCTGCTCGACGCCGTCATCGGCCGCGTCACCGAGGTCGCGTTCGCCCTGCCGCTGCTGCTCGTCGCCCTGGTCGTCATCGCCGTGACCGGTCCGGGTCCGGTGCCGGCGGTGCTCGCGGTCGGGTTCGCGACCGCTCCCGGCTACGCCCGGATCGTGCGCGGCCTGGTCCGGGCCGCCCGGAGTTCGCAGGTGGTCGAGACGGCGGTGCTGCTCGGCCGCTCCCCCGCCCGCACCGTGGTCCGGCACGTGCTGCCGACGGCGCTCTGGCCCGTCGTCGCCGTCGCCACGCTCGGGGTCGGGCAGGCGGTCGTGTGGGCCTCGGCGCTGAGCTACCTCGGGGTCGGCACGCCCCCGCCCGCGCCGGAGTGGGGCGCGATGCTCGCCGACGGTCGCACGTACCTGCAGACCGCGCCGTGGATGAGCACCTTCCCCGGACTCGCGATCGTGGTGCTCGCGACCGCCGTCACCGTGCTCGGCCGCGCGATCCGACGGACCGGGGCCGCGCGGTGA